From Pan troglodytes isolate AG18354 chromosome 11, NHGRI_mPanTro3-v2.0_pri, whole genome shotgun sequence, the proteins below share one genomic window:
- the IFNW1 gene encoding interferon omega-1, with product MALLFPLLAALVMTSYSPVGSLGCDLPQNHGLLSRNTLVLLHQMRRISPFLCLKDRRDFRFPQEMVKGSQLQKAQVMSVLHEMLQQIFSLFHTERSSAAWNMTLLDQLHTGLHQQLQHLETCLLQVMGEGESAGAISSPALTLRRYFQGIRVYLKEKKYSDCAWEVVRMEIMKSLFLSTNMQERLRSKDRDLGSSRNDSH from the coding sequence ATGGCCCTCCTGTTCCCTCTACTGGCAGCCCTAGTGATGACCAGCTATAGCCCTGTTGGATCTCTgggctgtgatctgcctcagaACCATGGCCTACTTAGCAGGAACACCTTGGTACTTCTGCACCAAATGAGGAGAATCTCCCCTTTCTTGTGTCTCAAGGACAGAAGAGATTTCAGGTTCCCCCAGGAGATGGTAAAAGGGAGCCAGTTGCAGAAGGCCCAGGTCATGTCTGTCCTCCATGAGATGCTGCAGCAGATCTTCAGCCTCTTCCACACAGAGCGCTCCTCTGCTGCCTGGAACATGACCCTCCTAGACCAACTCCACACTGGACTTCATCAGCAACTGCAACACCTGGAGACCTGCTTGCTGCAGGTAATGGGAGAAGGAGAATCTGCTGGGGCAATTAGCAGCCCTGCACTGACCTTGAGGAGGTACTTCCAGGGAATCCGTGTCTacctgaaagagaagaaatacagCGACTGTGCCTGGGAAGTTGTCAGAATGGAAATCATGAAATCCTTGTTCTTATCAACAAACATGCAAGAAAGACTGAGAAGTAAAGATAGAGACCTGGGCTCATCTCGAAATGATTCTCATTGA